The Raphanus sativus cultivar WK10039 chromosome 2, ASM80110v3, whole genome shotgun sequence genome includes a region encoding these proteins:
- the LOC108842253 gene encoding putative lipid-transfer protein DIR1 gives MGKKSTRCLITVLAMVLTATMMIQEAKSIPLCKVNTNDLQKCRPAVTGNYPPPPTPACCTVAKTANLECLCPFLSRSGIDPSKLKPLFAKCGVNNPSCLP, from the exons ATGGGTAAGAAAAGCACAAGATGCCTCATCACAGTTCTTGCGATGGTCTTAACCGCAACGATGATGATCCAAGAAGCTAAGAGCATTCCCCTATGTAAGGTCAACACAAATGACTTGCAGAAATGTCGTCCAGCTGTCACTGGAAACTACCCGCCACCACCGACTCCCGCCTGCTGCACAGTGGCCAAAACAGCGAATCTTGAATGTCTCTGTCCGTTCCTCTCCAGGTCCGGGATTGACCCATCAAAACTCAAACCTCTGTTTGCCAAGTGTGGCGTAAACAATCCCTCATGTTTGCCATG A
- the LOC108842254 gene encoding putative lipid-transfer protein DIR1, whose amino-acid sequence MGKNNTNILTQSTVLAMVLIAPIMVKEVTSLTICKIDINDMQKCRPAVTGINPPPPVNECCLVVRSANLECFCRFKFYLPILGIDPSKVAALVANCGVTTIPPSCRV is encoded by the exons ATGGGTAAGAACAACACCAATATCCTTACGCAATCTACAGTTCTTGCAATGGTTTTAATCGCTCCAATAATGGTGAAAGAAGTTACAAGCCTTACAATTTGCAAAATCGACATAAACGATATGCAGAAATGTCGTCCAGCCGTCACTGGAATCAACCCCCCGCCTCCGGTCAACGAGTGCTGCCTAGTGGTCCGATCCGCTAATTTGGAATGCTTTTGCAGATTCAAGTTTTATCTCCCTATTCTAGGAATTGATCCATCCAAAGTTGCGGCTCTTGTAGCCAACTGTGGCGTTACAACAATCCCTCCTAGTTGCCGAG TTTGA
- the LOC108842255 gene encoding protein ENHANCED DOWNY MILDEW 2, with protein sequence MAFIDDDEEEDSVPQSATNYYFEDDDKEPVSFSCLPIQWSDKEKVDGSAAGLYLRGTSDDGLLPLHKLVKAWRFDLSNYRPEISVLTKDNIWIKLEKPRKSYAELIRTVLVTVHALQFLGRNPQGSDRSLWEHLSKFFKAYDVKPSQNDLVDHIDLIAEAVKRDGKLSKSKFIPAFLAKKPTKKRLLDEDNPKDDFIVEDDSAVASNEDELDDDDDDDGDFFESVCAICDNGGELLCCEGSCLRSFHATRKDGVESHCDSLGMTKMQVEAIQKYYCPNCEHKMHSCFICKKLGSSDNSNGAAEVFQCVSATCGYFYHPRCVSKRLHLNKEEAEALERQIIAGEFTCPLHKCSVCKNGEVKTDSDLQFAVCRRCPKSYHRKCLPREISFEDIEDEDIFTRAWDELLNNRVLIYCLEHEMDEELMTPVRDHVEFPMSEEEKRRKIKERERRKILESQVGRDKGRPTYKDLASRDRCGKASVKSFRSSFPSSKDGVSTKKHGLVSSVPDHLRKRKEIDPYRKSNLIRNKSQKTMEYGQSREAGKKKVEVNEARDAEQSKISLGEGLFNYMNDSNIVKSGRMVPVDSKHNKTDSVSSKEPGSEIPKLDDDSQRRLLAIMEDAKEEITMNTILAKYKGPSTYRSSAMSVLSKTITMGKVEGSVQAVRTALKKLEEGGSIEDAKAVCEPEVLSQIFKWKDKFKVYLAPFLHGARYSSFGRHFTKPDKLQLIVDRLHWYAEDGDMIVDFCCGANDFSWLMKAKLEETGKKCSYKNYDLFQAKNDFCFEKRDWLTVCKEELPPGRRLIMGLNPPFGLNASLANAFVSKALEFLPKILILIVPPETDRLDKKRSSYVCIWEDEEIVSGKSFYLPGSVNNEDKQLEESWNLVSPPLSLWSHPDFAAKHREIAEKHNHLPRDVESLQLKEIDEEANASLHPLGASDGICEDNSTLRDSSPFENGDNSRLENEDVPMEIDELAVDDCVNNILMSEKIEARETAACVNHQSDQLSRRSHLEKERDTGDYPGRMLGKSVDWKRNEMEGDRRELNRRSESSEVNIPEKTSDWQSPVRSSSDDIYAVCTSISNVSPQRSHEPVEEASLPALRRKKSNLGKDIREPDSNKVQGIRKPEEMRNRPTSSSRSSREESYSVRPSTANTSEKPYEAFEQSYVPSLSHFDDGLAARYGMRGDYRMPDPPLIPDQFPLAPSMMRNGPNEMFDYRGYSDFSRGVGPEVYPQQYGGHLGPMLAPPPPNLMDNAFHPLQQRYAPHFDEMNYQRMGSFPPQAPMQPGGHNFYDPHGFPQQPPPPPGDFGMSPMGFAPGPNYPYMGRSGGWLND encoded by the exons ATGGCGTTCATCGACgatgatgaagaggaagacTCTGTTCCTCAATCAGCCACCAATTACTATTTCGAAGACGACGATAAGGAGCCTGTGTCGTTCTCCTGTCTGCCGATTCAATGGAGCGACAAGGAGAAAGTGGACGGAAGTGCAGCTGGTTTGTACTTGAGAGGGACCTCTGATGACGGTCTTCTGCCTCTGCATAAGCTTGTTAAGGCTTGGAGGTTCGACCTCTCCAACTACAGACCGGAGATCTCTGTTCTCACGAAGGATAATATCTGGATCAAGCTCGAGAAGCCGAGGAAAAGCTATGCGGAGTTGATTAGAACTGTTCTTGTGACTGTGCACGCCCTTCAGTTTCTTGGGAGGAACCCTCAGGGGTCTGATAGATCTCTCTGGGAGCATTTGTCTAAGTTTTTCAA GGCGTATGACGTGAAGCCATCACAGAATGATTTGGTCGATCATATTGATTTAATCGCTGAAGCTGTTAAAAGAGATGGGAAACTGTCGAAATCCAAG TTTATACCTGCATTTCTCGCAAAGAAGCCTACCAAAAAGAGATTACTTGATGAG GACAACCCAAAGGATGATTTCATAGTTGAAGATGACTCAGCTGTAGCTTCCAATGAAGATGAAttggatgatgatgacgacgacgatGGTGACTTTTTTGAATCTGTTTGTGCAATTTGTGACAATGGTGGCGAGCTTTTGTG TTGTGAAGGAAGCTGCCTGAGATCATTCCACGCTACTAGAAAAGATGGCGTCGAATCACATTGCGATTCTCTTGGCATGACGAAGATGCAAGTGGAA GCGATTCAGAAATACTATTGCCCAAACTGTGAGCATAAGATGCATAGTTGTTTTATTTGCAAGAAGCTTGGTTCCTCTGATAACTCTAATGGCGCAGCAGAG GTTTTCCAATGCGTGTCAGCCACCTGTGGGTACTTCTACCATCCTCGCTGTGTCTCAAAACGACTGCATTTAAATAAAGAAGAGGCTGAAGCACTAGAGAGACAAATCATTGCGGGAGAGTTTACGTGCCCATTGCACAAATGCAGTGTGTGTAAAAACGGAGAGGTTAAGACTGACTCTGACTTGCAATTTGCTGTATGCCGGCGTTGTCCAAAGTCCTACCACAGAAAATGCCTGCCACG GGAGATTTCTTTTGAAGATATTGAGGACGAGGATATATTTACACGTGCATGGGACGAACTCTTGAACAACCGTGTACTCATATATTGCCT AGAACACGAGATGGATGAAGAGCTCATGACACCAGTGAGGGACCATGTTGAGTTTCCTATGAGcgaggaggagaagagaagaaagataaaggaaagagagagaagaaagatacTGGAATCCCAAGTCGGAAGAGACAAAGGGAGACCTACGTATAAAGATCTTGCCTCACGAGATAGATGTGGAAAAGCTTCTGTAAAATCATTTAGAAGTTCGTTTCCTTCTTCAAAAGATGGTGTCTCGACAAAGAAGCATGGATTAGTTTCGTCTGTACCAGATCATTTGAGAAAACGAAAGGAAATTGATCCGTATAGAAAGTCGAACTTGATTCGAAACAAATCCCAGAAGACGATGGAATATGGACAGTCTCGTGAAGCTGGCAAGAAGAAAGTGGAAGTGAATGAAGCACGCGATGCTGAACAAAGCAAGATCTCACTGGGTGAGGGGTTGTTTAATTACATGAATGATTCCAACATAGTAAAATCTGGGCGCATGGTTCCAGTCGACAGCAAACACAATAAGACCGACTCAGTCTCTTCCAAGGAGCCAGGAAGTGAAATCCCTAAATTAGACGATGATTCTCAAAGGAG GCTCTTGGCGATAATGGAAGACGCTAAGGAAGAAATCACTATGAATACGATATTAGCTAAATACAAAGGTCCATCTACGTATAGAAGCTCTGCAATGAGTGTTCTGAGCAAGACGATCACTATGGGGAAGGTGGAGGGCTCAGTTCAG GCTGTCAGAACAGCCCTGAAAAAGCTTGAGGAAGGGGGAAGTATCGAGGATGCAAAAGCAGTTTGTGAGCCAGAGGTTCTGAGCCAAATCTTCAAGTGGAAG GATAAGTTCAAAGTTTATCTTGCTCCCTTTCTCCATGGCGCACGCTATTCCTCCTTCGGTCGTCATTTTACTAAGCCCGACAAACTTCAACTG ATTGTAGATAGGCTCCACTGGTACGCAGAAGATGGTGATATG ATTGTAGACTTTTGTTGTGGTGCTAATGACTTTAGCTGGCTGATGAAAGCGAAACTTGAAGAAACGGGCAAGAAGTGTTCATATAAAAATTACGATCTTTTTCAAGCGAAG aatgatttttgttttgagaaaagagATTGGCTGACTGTATGCAAAGAGGAGTTGCCACCAGGTCGAAGGCTG ATTATGGGGCTAAATCCGCCATTTGGACTCAATGCTTCTCTTGCAAACGCCTTTGTTTCTAAGGCTCTTGAATTTCTCCCAAAGATTCTCATCCTCATAGTTCCTCCCGAGACTGACAG GTTAGATAAAAAGAGGTCATCTTATGTGTGTATATGGGAAGATGAGGAGATCGTATCTGGAAAG TCCTTTTACCTGCCCGGATCTGTCAATAACGAAGACAAACAATTAGAAGAAAGCTGGAATTTAGTTTCTCCCCCGCTTTCTCTCTGGAGTCATCCCGACTTTGCAGCCAAGCACAGGGAAATAGCGGAGAAGCATAACCATTTGCCTAGGGATGTGGAGAGCTTACAGTTGAAGGAAATTGACGAAGAAGCAAATGCATCTTTGCATCCACTCGGAGCTTCTGATGGCATATGTGAAGATAATTCGACATTGAGAGATAGTAGTCCCTTTGAAAATGGTGATAATTCCAGATTGGAAAACGAAGATGTTCCTATGGAAATAGATGAACTTGCGGTGGATGATTGTGTTAATAACATTCTTATGTCTGAGAAAATTGAAGCACGGGAGACTGCAGCATGTGTTAATCATCAGTCAGATCAGTTATCAAGGAGAAGTCACCTGGAAAAGGAGAGAGATACCGGAGACTACCCTGGTAGGATGCTTGGGAAGTCGGTCGATTGGAAGAGAAATGAGATGGAAGGGGACCGAAGAGAGTTGAATAGAAGATCTGAGAGCAGCGAAGTAAATATCCCCGAGAAGACATCTGATTGGCAGAGTCCTGTGAGGTCTTCTTCAGATGATATATATGCGGTCTGCACATCAATTTCCAACGTGTCACCACAAAGATCTCACGAGCCTGTAGAAGAAGCATCTCTGCCTGCATTAAGAAGGAAGAAAAGTAACTTGGGAAAGGATATTAGAGAACCTGATAGTAATAAAGTGCAGGGCATTAGGAAACCTGAAGAGATGCGAAATCGACCGACGAGCTCTTCAAGATCTTCTAGAGAGGAGAGTTACTCTGTTCGTCCATCAACAGCAAATACGAGTGAGAAACCATATGAAGCTTTTGAACAATCTTATGTTCCAAGTTTATCCCATTTCGACGATGGTCTTGCTGCTAGATATGGTATGAGGGGGGACTACAGAATGCCGGATCCTCCGTTGATACCGGATCAGTTTCCATTGGCACCATCTATGATGAGGAATGGTCCTAACGAGATGTTTGATTACCGAGGATACTCTGACTTCAGTAGAGGGGTTGGTCCTGAAGTGTATCCGCAGCAGTACGGTGGACACTTGGGTCCCATGTTAGCACCTCCACCTCCAAATCTGATGGACAATGCATTTCATCCATTGCAACAACGTTATGCACCTCATTTTGATGAAATGAATTACCAGAGGATGGGCTCTTTCCCACCTCAGGCTCCAATGCAACCTGGTGGACACAATTTCTATGATCCTCATGGCTTTCCGCagcaaccaccaccaccacctggAGACTTTGGGATGAGTCCAATGGGGTTTGCCCCTGGCCCGAACTACCCTTATATGGGTAGATCTGGCGGTTGGCTTAATGACTAG
- the LOC108842256 gene encoding probable long-chain-alcohol O-fatty-acyltransferase 1: protein MEEELRKLSKVWISAIVSICYCYLISSRISKGVLRLLTILPVCILFLVLPLSFSSVHFCVISALFFSWIANFKLILFAFDQRPLFPRPANLYRFICYACFPIKIRQNPSPSTDTNRLLFKLKWVLAVKILIFGVLLHTYEYSDSLPRFAVLAMYCLHIYLEVELVLVSVGAVVSTLLGCDIEPVFNEPYLATSLQDFWSRRWNLMVSSVLRTTVHIPVQRFATRFLGSNTAMFVGVMASFLVSGLMHELVFFYAIRLPPTWEVTCFFVLHGVATTTEIAVKRTLRWRPPHRAVSGLGVLAFVSVTGVWLFLPQLLRNNVHERAIRECLLVIDLVKRRLFISSS, encoded by the coding sequence ATGGAAGAAGAGTTGAGAAAGTTAAGCAAGGTATGGATCTCTGCCATAGTCTCCATCTGTTATTGTTATTTGATATCATCTAGGATCTCCAAAGGTGTTCTTCGGCTCCTCACCATTCTTCCAGTTTGTATTCTGTTTCTTGTTCTTCCTTTGTCCTTCTCTTCTGTGCATTTTTGCGTTATTTCAGCTCTTTTTTTCTCATGGATCGCAAATTTCAAGCTTATTCTCTTTGCATTTGATCAAAGACCTTTGTTTCCACGTCCTGCTAATCTCTACCGTTTTATCTGCTATGCTTGTTTCCCCATCAAAATCAGACAAAACCCATCTCCAAGTACCGATACAAATCGTCTTCTTTTTAAGTTAAAATGGGTTTTGGCTGTCAAAATTTTGATCTTTGGTGTCTTGTTACATACCTATGAATACAGCGACAGTTTGCCTCGTTTTGCTGTTTTGGCTATGTATTGTCTCCATATTTACCTTGAGGTTGAACTTGTTTTGGTCTCTGTCGGGGCCGTGGTATCCACTCTTCTTGGCTGTGATATTGAGCCGGTTTTCAATGAGCCCTACCTAGCCACCTCTCTACAGGACTTTTGGAGCCGCAGATGGAACCTCATGGTTTCATCTGTCCTACGAACAACCGTCCACATTCCGGTTCAGCGTTTTGCCACACGCTTTCTCGGCTCAAACACTGCTATGTTTGTTGGGGTCATGGCCTCGTTCCTTGTCTCGGGTTTGATGCACGAGTTGGTCTTCTTCTACGCAATCCGTCTGCCTCCAACTTGGGAGGTCACTTGTTTCTTTGTGTTGCACGGTGTAGCCACCACCACAGAGATAGCCGTGAAGAGGACACTGCGGTGGAGGCCACCGCATAGGGCTGTCTCAGGTCTTGGGGTTCTTGCGTTTGTGAGTGTGACGGGGGTTTGGCTCTTCCTCCCTCAACTGCTGAGAAATAATGTTCATGAAAGAGCTATTCGTGAGTGTTTGTTGGTTATTGACCTTGTCAAACGCAGGTTGTTCATTTCTTCTTCatga
- the LOC108837884 gene encoding probable long-chain-alcohol O-fatty-acyltransferase 2, translated as MEDELRNLIKVWISALISISYCYYISSKISKGYLRLLSLLPIFIIFLLIPLFLSSVHLCVISAFFLTWLANFKLALFAFDQEPLIPLPSTLSRFFCFACFPIKTNKTRSTTRIYNKPMPKWVLASKIIIFSFLLHLYSNNYHNSLSQLPFLAIFTVHIYLESEFILFSTGTLLSTLLGCKIEPVFNEPYLATSLQDFWSRRWNRMVPSVLRPTVHIPVQQYTARLIGPKMAFFAGMLASFIVSGLMHELIYFYIIRKSPTWEVTCFFVLHGVVTSLEMWVKSMRLCPPPHRAVSSLVVVVFVLVTAGWLFTPQVLRNGVHKRVINECLFVIDFVKSLVV; from the coding sequence ATGGAAGATGAGTTGAGAAACTTGATCAAGGTTTGGATCTCTGCCTTGATCTCCATATCTTACTGTTACTACATCTCTTCAAAAATCTCCAAAGGTTATCTCCGTCTCCTCTCTCTCCTTcccatcttcatcatctttcttcttattcctctcttcctctcttctgtCCACTTGTGCGTCATCTCAGCTTTCTTCCTCACATGGCTCGCAAACTTCAAGCTCGCTCTCTTTGCTTTTGATCAAGAACCTTTAATCCCACTTCCTTCAACTCTCTCCCGTTTCTTCTGCTTCGCTTGTTTCCCCATCAAAACCAACAAAACCCGTTCTACAACTCGTATCTACAACAAACCTATGCCTAAATGGGTTCTTGCTtccaaaattattatattttccttCTTATTACACCTCTATAGTAACAACTACCATAACAGTTTATCTCAGTTACCTTTCTTGGCTATCTTTACCGTCCACATCTACCTTGAGTCAGAGTTTATCTTATTCTCCACCGGTACGTTGCTATCTACACTTCTTGGTTGTAAAATCGAACCGGTCTTCAATGAACCTTACTTAGCTACTTCATTACAAGACTTCTGGAGTCGTAGATGGAACCGAATGGTCCCTTCAGTTCTACGTCCAACCGTTCACATCCCGGTTCAGCAGTATACAGCTCGGTTAATCGGTCCAAAGATGGCTTTTTTTGCTGGAATGTTGGCATCGTTTATTGTCTCCGGGTTAATGCATGAGTTgatttacttttatattatcCGTAAATCTCCAACTTGGGAAGTCACTTGTTTCTTTGTGTTGCATGGAGTTGTAACTTCTTTGGAGATGTGGGTGAAGAGTATGCGGTTGTGTCCACCACCGCATCGAGCTGTCTCGAGTCTTGTGGTTGTGGTGTTCGTGTTAGTTACTGCGGGTTGGTTGTTTACACCTCAAGTGCTGAGAAATGGTGTGCATAAGAGAGTGATAAATGAATGTTTGTTTGTTATAGATTTTGTCAAATCACTAGTTGTTTAA
- the LOC108841214 gene encoding probable long-chain-alcohol O-fatty-acyltransferase 4 — MEQELKNLIKVCFYAIISVSYCYYISTRIKAGVLRLLSILPVCVLFLLLPLFFSSLHFSESTAFFLTWLANFKLILFSFDKGPLYPLPQNLTRFIFFTCFPIKPQQSPKSHNEIPKWVFAIKVIIFGVLLHMYEYKQHLSPTMLLVLYSLHIYLELEIVLMLVKILVFITLGCDLEPHSNEPYLATSLQDFWGRRWNLMVPAILRPAVYNQVQQIAQRKMSSDQARFLAVLGTFIVSGAVHELIFFYITREMPTGEVTWFFVLHGVCTAAEVAVKKMAFVRRWKMSLMVSRLLTVGFVVLTSGWLFFPPLIRSGMFVRLPNEALLFIDFVKDKFITLGL, encoded by the coding sequence ATGGAACAAGAACTCAAGAACCTCATTAAGGTTTGCTTTTATGCAATCATCTCAGTATCTTATTGTTACTACATATCAACAAGAATCAAAGCTGGTGTTTTAAGATTACTCTCTATTCTTCCAGTGtgtgttctgtttcttcttcttcctctgtttttctcCTCTCTTCACTTCTCTGAATCAACAGCGTTTTTCCTCACATGGCTCGCCAATTTCAAACTCATCCTCTTCTCTTTCGACAAAGGTCCTCTTTACCCGCTTCCTCAAAACCTCACCCGGTTCATATTCTTCACTTGCTTCCCCATCAAGCCTCAACAAAGCCCTAAATCTCACAATGAGATACCCAAGTGGGTTTTCGCCATTAAGGTTATCATCTTTGGTGTGTTGTTACATATGTATGAGTACAAACAACACTTGTCTCCGACCATGCTATTGGTTCTCTATTCTCTGCATATATATTTGGAGCTTGAGATTGTCTTAATGCTCGTCAAAATCTTGGTCTTTATCACTCTTGGATGCGATCTAGAGCCACACTCCAATGAGCCATACTTAGCCACTTCTCTTCAAGATTTCTGGGGTCGCCGGTGGAACCTCATGGTCCCGGCGATCCTCCGGCCAGCCGTTTACAACCAGGTGCAGCAAATCGCTCAACGGAAAATGAGCTCTGACCAGGCTAGGTTTTTGGCGGTTTTGGGGACATTCATTGTCTCAGGTGCAGTTCACGAGCTGATCTTCTTTTATATTACACGCGAGATGCCAACAGGAGAGGTCACTTGGTTCTTTGTGTTACATGGAGTTTGCACCGCGGCGGAAGTAGCGGTGAAGAAGATGGCGTTTGTGCGGAGGTGGAAGATGAGCCTGATGGTTTCACGACTGCTCACGGTAGGGTTTGTAGTTTTGACTAGTGGTTGGTTGTTTTTCCCTCCTCTTATAAGAAGTGGCATGTTTGTTAGACTTCCTAACGAAGCCTTGTTGTTCATTGATTTTGTCAAGGACAAATTTATTACTCTTGGGTTATGA